In Blastocatellia bacterium, the genomic window TGTTATTATAGCAACCTATGATTGAAACGGCAGCCGATAAGTATCGGATCACGCAAGAACCATTCTACATACCGGTCAATCACGAAGTGGAATTGTTGACGGCTGCCTACCACGCCAAGTTGCCGGTGATGCTCAAAGGGCCGACCGGTTGCGGGAAAACTCGTTTCGTGCAATATATGGCGTGGAAATTGGATCGCCCACTGATCACTGTGGCCTGTCATGAAGACCTTTCGGCTACCGATTTGGTCGGGCGTTTCTTACTCGAAGGCCAGGAAACAGTCTGGCATGATGGCCCGTTGACAACAGCCGTCAAGCACGGATGCATTTGTTACCTGGATGAAGTCGTCGAAGCTCGCAAAGATACGATTGTGGTGATTCATCCGCTCACCGATGACCGCCGCATCTTGCCAGTGGAAAAATTGGGCACGTTGATCCAAGCGCCGGATGAGTTCATGCTGATCGTCTCGTATAACCCAGGTTACCAAAGTGTGCTCAAAGACCTGAAACATTCGACGCGACAGCGCTTCATCAGCCTGGAATTTGACTATCCCTCGCCAGAGATCGAAACCCAGATACTGATGCAAG contains:
- a CDS encoding CbbQ/NirQ/NorQ/GpvN family protein, which codes for MIETAADKYRITQEPFYIPVNHEVELLTAAYHAKLPVMLKGPTGCGKTRFVQYMAWKLDRPLITVACHEDLSATDLVGRFLLEGQETVWHDGPLTTAVKHGCICYLDEVVEARKDTIVVIHPLTDDRRILPVEKLGTLIQAPDEFMLIVSYNPGYQSVLKDLKHSTRQRFISLEFDYPSPEIETQILMQEGGIDAPMARDLVRIGQKVRNLKGHGLEEGVSTRLLVYAAQLIASGIAPRQACEVAITNTVTDELEIQRSIHEIITTII